The following proteins are encoded in a genomic region of Nocardioides renjunii:
- a CDS encoding YchJ family protein, with translation MHKKHRATTFAPRMLELQPPCPCGSGASYDACCGPLLAHAAQATSPEQLMRSRYTAHVRGDADHLFRTWHPRTRPDDVAPDPATTWTGLQVLAADGDTVEFVATWEGGRMHEVSRFEQRAERWVYIDGDVSRSVPDQDG, from the coding sequence ATGCACAAGAAGCATCGGGCCACCACTTTTGCTCCTCGCATGCTCGAGCTCCAGCCACCCTGTCCGTGCGGATCGGGTGCGTCGTACGACGCGTGCTGCGGGCCGCTGCTGGCCCATGCCGCGCAGGCGACCTCGCCGGAGCAGCTGATGCGCTCGCGCTACACCGCGCACGTGCGGGGCGACGCCGACCACCTGTTCCGCACGTGGCACCCGCGCACCCGTCCCGACGACGTGGCGCCGGACCCCGCCACCACGTGGACCGGGCTGCAGGTCCTCGCCGCCGACGGTGACACCGTCGAGTTCGTCGCCACGTGGGAGGGCGGCCGGATGCACGAGGTGAGCCGCTTCGAGCAGCGGGCGGAACGCTGGGTGTACATCGACGGCGACGTGTCGCGCAGCGTGCCCGACCAGGACGGCTAG
- a CDS encoding cystathionine beta-synthase: MQYVDSLLDLIGNTPLVRLGRTLDLPDGGPLVLAKVEYLNPGGSVKDRIASRMIEAAEASGELQPGGTIVEPTSGNTGVGLAMVAQQKGYKCIFVCPDKVSEDKRNVLKAYGAEVVVCPTAVAPEHPDSYYNVSDRLSKEPGAWKPDQYSNPHNPRSHYETTGPEIWEQTEGRITHFVTGMGTGGTISGVGRYLKEQNPGVEVVGADPSGSVYSGGSGRPYLVEGVGEDFWPDTYDRGIADRVIEVSDADSFAFTRRLAREEAMLVGGSAGMAAFAARQLAHELAAEGRSDAIVVVLLPDSGRGYLTKVFNDDWLGQYGFATGAQADARTVGEVLRGKSGQLPDLVHTHPGETIAEAVHILQEYGVSQMPVVRAEPPIVAAEVAGSVSVSALLDALYAGTARLTDRVEDHMSAALPTIGSTEAAADAVASLEKADAVLVHEDGKPIGVLTRQDLLTFVAAS, translated from the coding sequence ATGCAGTACGTGGACTCCCTCCTGGACCTGATCGGCAACACCCCGCTCGTCCGCCTCGGCCGGACCCTCGACCTCCCCGACGGCGGGCCGCTGGTGCTCGCCAAGGTCGAGTACCTCAACCCGGGCGGGTCGGTGAAGGACCGCATCGCCAGCCGCATGATCGAGGCGGCCGAGGCCTCCGGGGAGCTCCAACCCGGCGGCACGATCGTCGAGCCGACCTCCGGCAACACGGGCGTCGGTCTCGCCATGGTGGCCCAGCAGAAGGGCTACAAGTGCATCTTCGTGTGCCCCGACAAGGTGAGCGAGGACAAGCGCAACGTGCTCAAGGCCTACGGCGCCGAGGTCGTGGTCTGCCCGACCGCCGTCGCGCCGGAGCACCCGGACTCCTACTACAACGTGAGCGACCGCCTCTCCAAGGAGCCGGGCGCCTGGAAGCCCGACCAGTACTCCAACCCCCACAACCCGCGCTCGCACTACGAGACCACCGGTCCCGAGATCTGGGAGCAGACCGAGGGCCGGATCACCCACTTCGTCACGGGCATGGGCACCGGCGGCACCATCAGCGGCGTCGGGCGCTACCTCAAAGAGCAGAACCCGGGCGTCGAGGTCGTCGGCGCGGACCCGTCCGGGTCGGTCTACTCCGGCGGCAGCGGCCGCCCCTACCTCGTCGAGGGCGTCGGTGAGGACTTCTGGCCCGACACCTACGACCGCGGCATCGCCGACCGCGTCATCGAGGTCTCCGACGCCGACTCGTTCGCCTTCACCCGCCGCCTCGCGCGCGAGGAGGCGATGCTGGTCGGCGGCTCGGCCGGCATGGCGGCCTTCGCCGCGCGGCAGCTCGCCCACGAGCTCGCCGCCGAGGGGCGCAGCGACGCGATCGTCGTCGTCCTCCTGCCCGACTCCGGTCGCGGCTACCTCACCAAGGTCTTCAACGACGACTGGCTCGGCCAGTACGGCTTCGCGACCGGTGCGCAGGCCGACGCCCGCACCGTCGGCGAGGTGCTGCGCGGCAAGTCCGGCCAGCTGCCCGACCTCGTGCACACCCACCCCGGCGAGACCATCGCCGAGGCCGTGCACATCCTCCAGGAGTACGGCGTCAGCCAGATGCCGGTCGTCCGCGCCGAGCCGCCGATCGTGGCCGCCGAGGTCGCCGGGTCGGTGTCGGTGTCCGCGCTCCTCGACGCGCTCTACGCCGGCACGGCGCGGCTCACCGACCGGGTCGAGGACCACATGTCCGCCGCCCTGCCGACGATCGGCTCGACCGAGGCCGCGGCCGACGCGGTGGCGTCGCTGGAGAAGGCCGACGCCGTGCTCGTCCACGAGGACGGCAAGCCCATCGGGGTGCTCACCCGGCAGGACCTCCTGACCTTCGTGGCGGCTTCGTGA
- a CDS encoding SGNH/GDSL hydrolase family protein: protein MGATGAARKLASAAALGGGGLSVLGAGLYGVLVAEAKIARKVIGNATDVPPDATGWYGRGRPGPAIRIALLGDSSAAGYGVQRVEDTTGAHLATGVAAQADRRVHLRSFAKVGAQSSALAGQADAAIGTHPDLAVVLIGANDVTHSVLPSASVRHLAEGVRRLRDAGVAVVVGTCPDLGTIRPIPPPLKQVAREWSRRLAAAQTITVVENGGRSVSLGDILGPEFEAAPALLFGPDRFHPSADGYKQLASVLVPSCLAALDLLPDDESVPEPLRREGILPVAAAAVRAARTPGTEVDGTEVGGSQRGLRGRWVELRHRRRRPATPAESPDQHEDHDEVPETVVGAPATAPSGE from the coding sequence GTGGGGGCGACGGGAGCAGCACGCAAGCTGGCATCGGCAGCCGCTCTGGGGGGCGGTGGCCTCTCGGTGCTCGGCGCAGGTCTCTACGGAGTCCTGGTGGCCGAGGCGAAGATCGCGCGGAAGGTGATCGGCAACGCGACGGACGTCCCTCCCGACGCGACCGGCTGGTACGGCCGCGGCCGACCGGGTCCCGCGATCCGCATCGCGCTGCTCGGAGACTCCAGCGCGGCCGGCTACGGCGTGCAGCGCGTGGAGGACACCACCGGCGCCCACCTCGCCACCGGTGTCGCTGCTCAGGCCGACCGCCGGGTCCACCTGCGGTCCTTCGCCAAGGTCGGCGCGCAGTCCAGCGCGCTCGCGGGCCAGGCGGACGCCGCGATCGGCACCCACCCGGACCTCGCGGTCGTGCTCATCGGCGCCAACGACGTCACCCACTCCGTGCTGCCCTCCGCCTCGGTGCGGCACCTCGCCGAGGGCGTACGACGCCTGCGCGACGCCGGCGTCGCCGTCGTGGTCGGCACCTGTCCCGACCTCGGCACCATCCGGCCGATCCCGCCGCCGCTCAAGCAGGTGGCGCGCGAGTGGTCGCGCCGGCTGGCCGCGGCCCAGACCATCACCGTGGTCGAGAACGGCGGGCGCTCGGTGTCGCTCGGCGACATCCTCGGGCCCGAGTTCGAGGCCGCGCCGGCCCTGCTCTTCGGCCCGGACCGGTTCCACCCGTCCGCCGACGGCTACAAGCAGCTCGCGTCCGTGCTCGTGCCGTCGTGCCTGGCCGCGCTCGACCTGCTGCCCGACGACGAGTCGGTGCCCGAGCCGCTGCGCCGCGAGGGCATCCTCCCGGTCGCCGCGGCCGCGGTGCGCGCCGCGCGCACGCCCGGCACCGAGGTCGACGGCACCGAGGTCGGCGGCAGCCAGCGCGGCCTCCGCGGCCGCTGGGTCGAGCTGCGCCACCGCCGGCGCCGGCCCGCCACGCCCGCGGAGTCGCCGGACCAGCACGAGGACCACGACGAGGTCCCCGAGACCGTCGTCGGCGCGCCGGCGACCGCCCCGAGCGGTGAGTGA
- a CDS encoding TSUP family transporter: MGDLSLEVVLFLVLAALVAGFVDAVVGGGGLVQLPALLVGLPGASVVQIAATNKLASFCGTSISAATYARRIRPDPRTFLPLMLAAFVGSAGGALVASMLPRSAFDPIILVVLVLVGGYVWFKPSVGELTRLRFQGGRHVAVVALTGLTIGFYDGAIGPGTGSFFVFALVGLLGYSFLEASAKAKLANWATNLAALVVFVPQGAVIWDLALVMAAANVTGGYAGARLAMARGARFVRAFFLVVVSGFVVRLGGQLLGWW, translated from the coding sequence GTGGGAGACCTGTCCCTCGAGGTCGTCCTCTTCCTGGTCCTCGCGGCCCTGGTCGCGGGCTTCGTCGACGCCGTCGTCGGCGGCGGCGGGCTCGTCCAGCTGCCGGCCCTGCTGGTCGGCCTGCCCGGCGCCTCCGTCGTCCAGATCGCGGCGACCAACAAGCTGGCGTCCTTCTGCGGCACCTCGATCAGCGCCGCGACGTACGCCCGGCGCATCCGCCCCGACCCGCGCACCTTCCTGCCGCTGATGCTGGCGGCGTTCGTCGGGTCGGCCGGCGGCGCGCTGGTGGCATCCATGCTGCCGCGCAGCGCCTTCGACCCGATCATCCTGGTCGTGCTGGTCCTGGTCGGCGGCTACGTCTGGTTCAAGCCGAGCGTCGGCGAGCTGACCAGGCTCCGCTTCCAGGGCGGCCGGCACGTCGCCGTCGTGGCGCTCACCGGCCTGACCATCGGCTTCTACGACGGCGCCATCGGCCCGGGCACCGGGTCCTTCTTCGTGTTCGCGCTGGTCGGGCTGCTGGGCTACAGCTTCCTCGAGGCCTCCGCCAAGGCCAAGCTCGCCAACTGGGCCACCAACCTCGCGGCACTGGTCGTCTTCGTCCCGCAGGGAGCGGTCATCTGGGACCTCGCCCTGGTGATGGCCGCGGCCAACGTCACCGGTGGCTACGCCGGTGCCCGGCTGGCGATGGCGCGCGGCGCGCGGTTCGTCCGCGCGTTCTTCCTGGTCGTCGTCTCCGGCTTCGTGGTGCGCCTCGGCGGGCAGCTGCTCGGCTGGTGGTGA
- a CDS encoding YihY/virulence factor BrkB family protein, with product MGALGAVDGFQRRHPVLGFPLAVVYKYFDDQGPYLASALTYYAFIAIFPLMLLGTSILGLILRGEPQWQEQILNSALSQFPIIGDELGRPDGLQGSLTGVAVGALAALYGAMGLGQALQNTQHVAWSVPRNSRPNPFYARLKTLLLLVTAGLSLLAVTIVSTIASTTDLFGAVVAEGLKAFLPALTILVVGTFLTLLFRFAATGQHSFWRSAPGGYTLAVMWQLLQLGGAAYVDNVLVDTSSMTKTFGLVLGLIGFLWIGAVMAVLAMEINVVWSRRLWPRALLTPFTDNVELTDADREAYALYARMQRHKGFEKVQVVWEPGPRELEQLQQAEREPAAPERAPERAPEPAAQPDRPSSGTPA from the coding sequence GTGGGAGCCTTGGGTGCCGTCGACGGGTTCCAGCGCCGTCATCCCGTGCTGGGCTTCCCGCTCGCCGTGGTCTACAAGTACTTCGACGACCAGGGCCCCTACCTCGCCTCGGCGCTGACCTACTACGCGTTCATCGCGATCTTCCCGCTGATGCTGCTGGGCACCTCGATCCTGGGGCTGATCCTGCGCGGGGAGCCCCAGTGGCAGGAGCAGATCCTCAACTCGGCGCTCTCGCAGTTCCCGATCATCGGCGACGAGCTCGGCCGTCCCGACGGGCTGCAGGGCTCCCTCACGGGTGTCGCGGTCGGCGCGCTGGCCGCGCTCTACGGCGCGATGGGCCTGGGACAGGCGTTGCAGAACACCCAGCACGTCGCCTGGTCGGTGCCGCGCAACAGCCGCCCCAACCCGTTCTACGCCCGGCTCAAGACCCTCCTCCTGCTCGTCACGGCCGGCCTCTCGCTGCTCGCCGTCACGATCGTGTCCACCATCGCGAGCACCACCGACCTCTTCGGAGCCGTGGTCGCCGAGGGCCTCAAGGCGTTCCTGCCCGCGCTGACCATCCTCGTCGTGGGCACCTTCCTGACCCTGCTCTTCCGCTTCGCCGCCACCGGCCAGCACTCGTTCTGGCGGTCCGCGCCGGGCGGCTACACCCTGGCCGTCATGTGGCAGCTGCTCCAGCTCGGCGGTGCGGCCTACGTCGACAACGTGCTGGTCGACACCAGCTCGATGACCAAGACGTTCGGGCTCGTCCTCGGCCTCATCGGCTTCCTGTGGATCGGCGCCGTCATGGCCGTGCTCGCGATGGAGATCAACGTCGTGTGGTCGCGGCGGCTCTGGCCCCGCGCCCTCCTCACGCCCTTCACGGACAACGTCGAGCTGACCGACGCCGACCGCGAGGCCTACGCGCTCTACGCGCGGATGCAGCGCCACAAGGGCTTCGAGAAGGTGCAGGTGGTCTGGGAGCCCGGCCCCCGCGAGCTCGAGCAGCTCCAGCAGGCCGAGCGAGAGCCGGCCGCCCCCGAGCGCGCCCCCGAGCGCGCCCCCGAGCCCGCTGCCCAGCCCGACCGCCCGTCCTCCGGCACCCCTGCGTGA
- a CDS encoding IMPACT family protein produces MTSYVTVARPATAEVEDRGSRFLCTLRRVDDEDQARALVAGLRRAHPDARHHCSALVLGPDGALQRSSDDGEPAGTAGAPMLDVLRGAGVSDVAAVVSRWFGGTLLGAGGLVRAYGDAVRGALVEAGTVRRSLLTELALELDHADAGRVEGELRARGVTVLDVAHDARVRLLLAAASEEVDRVVDVVAAATAGRSRPVPVGERWVDGPPR; encoded by the coding sequence GTGACGTCGTACGTCACCGTGGCCCGACCGGCCACCGCCGAGGTCGAGGACCGCGGCTCGCGGTTCCTCTGCACGCTGCGTCGCGTCGACGACGAGGACCAGGCGCGTGCGCTGGTCGCCGGTCTGCGCCGCGCCCACCCGGACGCCCGCCACCACTGCTCCGCCCTCGTCCTGGGCCCGGACGGTGCCCTCCAGCGCTCGTCCGACGACGGCGAGCCGGCCGGCACGGCCGGGGCGCCGATGCTCGACGTGCTCAGGGGCGCCGGCGTCAGCGACGTGGCGGCGGTCGTGAGCCGGTGGTTCGGCGGCACGCTGCTGGGCGCCGGCGGGCTGGTGCGCGCCTACGGCGACGCCGTCCGCGGGGCGCTGGTCGAGGCCGGGACGGTCCGTCGCTCGTTGCTCACCGAGCTCGCCCTCGAGCTCGACCACGCCGACGCCGGCCGGGTCGAGGGGGAGCTGCGGGCGCGCGGCGTCACGGTTCTCGACGTGGCCCACGACGCCCGCGTGCGACTGCTGCTCGCCGCCGCGTCCGAGGAGGTCGACCGGGTGGTCGACGTGGTCGCCGCGGCGACGGCGGGCCGGAGCCGGCCCGTGCCGGTGGGGGAGCGCTGGGTGGACGGTCCGCCGCGCTAG